Proteins found in one Salinimonas lutimaris genomic segment:
- a CDS encoding MarR family winged helix-turn-helix transcriptional regulator translates to MPTEQGCSSDDAATRVCRTVIHLRNALLVKLDNTLAACDLTAAQYGVLVTLSDMKQATSTQLCDALAYDKGAMSRMLKRLECKALVERVLQSDNRSQMIALTASGQARFEKACDCVAQVYQHSLQDVNESDMKVVENVLSGCLKKL, encoded by the coding sequence TTGCCTACCGAACAGGGGTGTTCATCCGATGATGCCGCCACCCGGGTTTGCCGTACCGTGATTCATTTGCGCAATGCCCTGTTAGTCAAACTGGATAACACTCTGGCGGCCTGTGATCTGACTGCTGCCCAGTATGGGGTACTGGTCACGCTGTCAGACATGAAGCAAGCCACCTCCACCCAACTGTGCGACGCCCTGGCTTACGATAAAGGGGCGATGAGTCGGATGCTCAAACGGCTTGAATGCAAGGCACTGGTTGAACGGGTTTTACAGTCTGATAATCGTTCGCAGATGATTGCGTTGACAGCTTCCGGTCAGGCCCGGTTTGAAAAAGCCTGTGATTGTGTGGCGCAGGTGTATCAGCACAGTCTGCAAGATGTAAATGAAAGCGATATGAAAGTTGTCGAGAATGTTTTAAGCGGCTGTCTTAAAAAGCTTTAA
- the rimO gene encoding 30S ribosomal protein S12 methylthiotransferase RimO, which produces MSVEKYTPNQTTTLSTPVKVLSSEQASQTISQPNKNSRIGFISLGCPKNLVDSERILTQLRTEGYDVVPSYNDADLVVVNTCGFIDAAVEESLDTIGEALAENGKVIVTGCLGIKEDEIREVHPNVLAITGPHAYEEVVEQIHTHLPKPEFNPYADLVPDHGVKLTPRHYAYLKISEGCNHRCTFCIIPSMRGDLVSRPVGEILDEAKRLKAGGVNELLVISQDTSAFGVDVKHRTGFWDGMPVKAHLQQLCDKLGELDMWIRLHYVYPYPHVDDLIPLMNEGKILPYLDIPLQHASKRILKLMKRPGSADRTLERIKKWREICPELIIRSTFIVGFPGETEEEFEELLEFIREARLDRVGCFMYSPVEGAKANDLPDPVPEEVKQIRHRRFMDIQGEISAARLQERIGKEYQVVIDSVDSEGAIGRSYADAPEVDGVVHLNGVYDVTPGQRIWAEVIHADEHDVWAVPVEDEDGDAE; this is translated from the coding sequence ATGTCAGTAGAAAAATATACACCGAACCAAACGACCACGCTAAGCACACCTGTGAAGGTGTTAAGCAGCGAACAGGCCAGCCAGACAATCAGCCAGCCGAACAAAAACAGCCGGATTGGTTTTATCAGCCTAGGCTGCCCGAAGAACCTGGTTGACTCAGAGCGTATTTTAACGCAACTGCGCACCGAAGGTTATGATGTTGTGCCCTCGTACAATGACGCCGATCTGGTTGTGGTCAACACGTGCGGATTCATTGACGCCGCCGTGGAAGAGTCACTGGACACCATTGGTGAAGCCCTGGCTGAAAATGGCAAGGTGATTGTCACTGGTTGCCTGGGTATTAAAGAAGATGAAATTCGCGAGGTGCATCCAAATGTGCTGGCGATCACCGGCCCTCATGCTTACGAGGAAGTGGTTGAACAGATTCATACTCACCTGCCCAAGCCAGAATTTAATCCGTATGCAGACCTGGTGCCGGATCACGGGGTTAAGCTGACGCCGCGTCACTATGCTTACCTGAAAATTTCAGAAGGCTGTAATCATCGCTGTACCTTCTGCATCATCCCGTCTATGCGGGGCGATCTGGTCAGCCGGCCGGTGGGCGAAATTCTGGATGAAGCCAAACGACTTAAAGCCGGCGGTGTCAATGAACTGCTGGTGATTTCTCAGGATACCAGTGCTTTTGGAGTAGATGTAAAACATCGCACAGGTTTTTGGGATGGTATGCCGGTTAAAGCGCACCTGCAGCAGCTTTGTGACAAACTGGGCGAGTTAGATATGTGGATTCGGCTACACTATGTTTATCCCTACCCGCATGTTGACGATCTTATTCCTTTAATGAACGAAGGTAAGATCCTGCCATATCTGGATATTCCGTTACAACACGCCAGCAAGCGTATTCTAAAACTGATGAAACGCCCGGGTAGTGCCGACCGGACTTTGGAAAGAATTAAAAAGTGGCGCGAGATCTGTCCTGAGCTGATTATCCGCTCCACCTTTATTGTGGGCTTCCCAGGTGAAACTGAAGAAGAATTTGAGGAGTTGCTGGAGTTCATTCGTGAAGCGCGTCTGGATCGGGTTGGCTGCTTTATGTATTCACCGGTAGAAGGCGCCAAAGCCAATGACCTGCCAGACCCGGTGCCAGAAGAGGTTAAGCAGATCCGACACCGCCGTTTTATGGATATTCAGGGTGAAATCAGTGCGGCACGGTTACAGGAACGCATTGGTAAAGAATATCAGGTGGTGATTGATAGCGTCGATAGTGAAGGCGCTATTGGCCGCAGCTACGCTGATGCACCGGAAGTCGATGGTGTGGTCCATCTTAACGGTGTTTACGATGTTACCCCCGGCCAGCGCATCTGGGCTGAGGTTATTCATGCCGATGAGCATGATGTCTGGGCCGTACCGGTCGAGGATGAAGACGGCGATGCCGAATAA
- a CDS encoding Kelch repeat-containing protein: protein MVKPVRWCLALILSAGTVSATEPVTDYQWSVGPFLPEPLQEIYPAVLDKNIYVAGGLNQSDNGFIVSDGVYRLEPSAQQWQSLAPLPEPRHHAVLAAGDKDLWLFGGFIETQEGPWTSTDSILRYNPKQNAWHHQGQLPQPVSEPVVVYLDGHIHLIGGRIQSSEANGQWRDHTDTNWHGIYEPDSGIWKTATELPTPRNSACAVVYDHKIHVIGGRQVGKGNVAVHEVFDPKTSEWQSLKPMPQAQAGMACVSYRHNIFVFGGEYFDNGGGVYNEVWRYDLQRDRWSHASIMPLARHGLGAVMLSDQIWLIGGAAKAGAIETSAVVSKLKKLN from the coding sequence ATGGTAAAGCCGGTACGCTGGTGTCTGGCGCTGATACTCAGTGCCGGCACAGTCTCGGCCACAGAGCCGGTAACCGATTATCAGTGGAGCGTTGGTCCTTTCTTGCCTGAGCCCCTTCAGGAAATCTATCCGGCGGTGTTGGACAAAAATATCTACGTGGCTGGCGGACTGAATCAGTCAGATAACGGGTTTATCGTTAGCGACGGGGTTTATCGCCTGGAGCCTTCTGCGCAACAGTGGCAATCACTGGCACCGTTACCTGAACCCCGGCATCATGCCGTGCTGGCAGCCGGAGACAAGGATTTGTGGCTGTTTGGCGGGTTTATTGAAACGCAAGAGGGTCCGTGGACCAGCACTGACAGTATTTTACGCTACAACCCGAAGCAGAATGCCTGGCATCATCAGGGGCAGTTGCCGCAGCCGGTGTCCGAGCCTGTGGTGGTATATCTGGATGGCCATATCCACCTGATTGGCGGTCGGATTCAGTCTTCCGAGGCTAATGGGCAATGGCGGGATCACACCGATACCAACTGGCACGGTATTTATGAACCTGACAGTGGTATATGGAAAACCGCCACCGAACTGCCAACTCCCCGTAACAGTGCCTGTGCGGTAGTTTATGATCATAAAATTCATGTTATCGGCGGCCGGCAGGTAGGCAAAGGAAATGTTGCCGTCCATGAAGTGTTTGATCCAAAAACCAGCGAATGGCAAAGCCTGAAACCTATGCCGCAGGCTCAGGCTGGGATGGCTTGCGTCAGTTACCGGCATAATATTTTTGTGTTTGGCGGCGAGTATTTTGACAACGGCGGCGGTGTATATAACGAAGTCTGGCGCTACGATTTACAGCGGGATCGCTGGTCGCATGCATCTATCATGCCGCTGGCCCGGCATGGGCTGGGTGCTGTGATGCTCAGCGATCAGATTTGGCTGATTGGCGGTGCGGCCAAAGCCGGGGCGATAGAAACGTCGGCGGTAGTCAGCAAACTGAAAAAACTGAACTAA
- a CDS encoding SDR family oxidoreductase, producing MNIVITGANRGIGLALVQAYLDKGHQVYALCRNSCDDLNKSGATLVKGVDVANPDGLTEALAPLKNVAIDILINNAGVLGKESLGDWDPNTIDYQFRVNALGPLLITQRLLGNLHEGAKIGLITSRMGSMTDNGSGGYYGYRMSKAALNAAGVSLAHDLKDRNIAVALLHPGFVQTEMVNNAGDIDTATAASRLVQRLEELNMDTTGQFVHSNGDTLPW from the coding sequence ATGAATATTGTAATCACCGGCGCAAACAGAGGCATTGGACTGGCACTGGTTCAGGCTTATCTGGATAAGGGACATCAGGTTTATGCGTTATGCCGCAATAGCTGTGATGATTTGAATAAAAGCGGCGCTACGTTAGTGAAAGGCGTGGACGTGGCAAACCCCGATGGCCTGACAGAAGCTCTGGCTCCGCTGAAAAATGTAGCCATTGATATTTTGATCAATAATGCCGGTGTGCTGGGCAAGGAATCGTTAGGAGACTGGGATCCGAACACCATTGACTATCAGTTTCGGGTTAATGCACTGGGGCCTTTGCTGATAACTCAGCGATTGCTGGGAAATCTGCATGAGGGCGCCAAAATCGGTCTGATCACCAGTCGCATGGGCTCAATGACAGATAATGGCTCAGGCGGTTACTATGGTTACCGGATGTCTAAAGCTGCCCTCAATGCTGCGGGTGTCTCACTGGCCCATGATCTTAAAGACCGCAATATTGCTGTGGCATTGCTGCATCCGGGTTTTGTACAGACCGAAATGGTGAACAACGCCGGGGATATTGATACCGCCACAGCAGCGAGCCGCCTTGTGCAGCGACTTGAAGAGCTGAACATGGACACTACCGGACAGTTTGTGCATTCCAATGGTGACACGCTGCCATGGTAA
- the kdsB gene encoding 3-deoxy-manno-octulosonate cytidylyltransferase has translation MSFVVIIPARFGSSRFPGKPLADIKGKPMIAHVIDRAFEAGASQVVVATDDERIGEAVGERCTVCMTRSDHNSGTERLAEVVKTLQLPEDTIVVNVQGDEPFVPAENIQQVAANLADRPDIPMATLATPFDNADDVSNPNMVKVIANQHQEAIYFSRSAIPFDRAAMLERTESLEPGGYLRHIGIYAYRASYITRYVEYPSTVLEQLESLEQLRALWYGDKIHVDVAVAAPPVGIDTPEDLVHLLSIL, from the coding sequence ATGTCCTTTGTGGTAATTATTCCGGCCCGGTTTGGGTCCAGCCGGTTTCCCGGTAAACCTCTTGCTGACATTAAAGGCAAGCCGATGATTGCCCATGTCATTGACCGGGCGTTTGAAGCGGGCGCCAGTCAGGTGGTGGTGGCGACCGACGACGAGCGTATTGGTGAAGCCGTGGGCGAGCGCTGTACAGTATGTATGACCCGCTCTGACCATAATTCGGGTACAGAGCGACTGGCCGAGGTGGTAAAGACGCTGCAACTGCCTGAAGACACCATCGTGGTAAATGTACAGGGAGATGAGCCATTTGTGCCGGCTGAAAACATTCAGCAGGTGGCGGCGAATCTGGCTGACCGGCCGGATATTCCGATGGCCACTCTGGCCACCCCGTTTGATAATGCCGACGATGTGTCTAACCCGAATATGGTGAAGGTCATCGCTAATCAGCATCAGGAAGCCATTTATTTTTCCCGCTCAGCGATTCCGTTTGACCGGGCAGCGATGCTGGAAAGAACCGAGTCGTTAGAGCCGGGCGGCTATTTGCGGCATATCGGTATATACGCGTATCGTGCCAGCTATATCACCCGGTATGTTGAATATCCTTCTACCGTACTGGAGCAGCTGGAGTCGCTGGAACAGTTACGGGCATTATGGTACGGCGATAAAATCCATGTAGATGTGGCGGTTGCCGCGCCACCGGTGGGCATTGATACACCTGAGGATCTGGTTCATTTGCTGAGTATTTTATAG
- a CDS encoding Trm112 family protein, with the protein MVFDTKLLDVLACPVCKGKLKIGEDKQSLVCRFDRLSYAIEDGIPVLIEAHATTLTTEQLEQVK; encoded by the coding sequence ATGGTGTTTGATACAAAACTTCTGGATGTGCTGGCCTGTCCGGTCTGCAAGGGAAAACTGAAAATAGGCGAGGACAAACAGTCACTGGTGTGTCGGTTTGACCGTTTATCCTATGCTATTGAAGATGGTATTCCGGTGTTAATTGAAGCCCACGCTACCACCTTAACCACCGAACAGCTTGAGCAGGTTAAGTAA
- the lpxK gene encoding tetraacyldisaccharide 4'-kinase, with protein sequence MKAIEKAWYSFRWWLFFLWPLMVLFSLISGIRRYLFAAGFKTSTKPAHAKVIVVGNISVGGNGKTPVVVDIAEYLQKQGWQPGILSRGYGGSHRTFPHQVSAKDSAAVVGDEPHLMAGRTGLPVVIDPQRARGAAFLADQCGCDVIICDDGLQHYALARDMEIVVMDERRYGNGYLMPMGPLREGIWRLDTVDAILHNVSCFKEARLLGVVPPQYPMSLTHECVVNVADPSKQLSLEAFSGQFHSVHGIAGIGNPGRFFRQLKDHGVSLTDTTGFADHYQYSAADIPPQTVIMTEKDAVKLVGIAHQDCWYVKASAGLPAAFYRQLDNTLRTKKRK encoded by the coding sequence GTGAAAGCGATTGAAAAGGCCTGGTACAGCTTTCGCTGGTGGTTGTTTTTTTTGTGGCCGCTGATGGTGCTGTTCAGTCTTATTTCAGGCATCCGGCGCTATTTATTTGCCGCCGGATTTAAAACCAGCACCAAGCCAGCTCACGCCAAAGTCATTGTGGTGGGCAATATCAGTGTGGGCGGCAACGGTAAAACGCCGGTGGTGGTGGATATTGCTGAATACCTGCAAAAGCAGGGCTGGCAGCCGGGCATTCTGAGCCGTGGATATGGCGGCAGTCACCGCACCTTTCCTCACCAGGTCAGTGCAAAAGACAGCGCGGCAGTGGTGGGTGATGAGCCGCATCTGATGGCCGGCCGCACCGGTCTGCCGGTGGTCATAGACCCACAGCGGGCCCGGGGGGCGGCGTTTCTGGCTGACCAGTGCGGTTGCGACGTAATAATTTGCGATGATGGTCTGCAGCATTATGCGCTGGCCCGGGATATGGAAATTGTGGTGATGGATGAGCGGCGCTATGGCAATGGTTACCTGATGCCAATGGGCCCGCTTCGTGAAGGGATCTGGCGGCTGGATACGGTAGATGCCATATTACACAATGTCAGCTGTTTCAAAGAAGCTCGTTTATTAGGTGTGGTGCCCCCGCAATATCCAATGTCACTGACGCACGAATGCGTGGTGAATGTGGCTGACCCGTCTAAACAGCTATCTCTTGAAGCATTTTCCGGTCAGTTTCACAGCGTACATGGCATTGCCGGTATCGGTAATCCGGGACGTTTTTTTCGCCAGCTAAAGGACCATGGGGTCAGTCTGACGGATACCACCGGGTTTGCGGACCACTATCAGTACAGCGCAGCCGATATTCCGCCTCAAACCGTGATTATGACCGAAAAAGATGCGGTGAAACTGGTGGGCATTGCCCATCAAGACTGTTGGTATGTGAAAGCCTCGGCCGGTTTACCCGCTGCATTTTATCGACAATTGGATAATACACTTCGCACTAAAAAGCGTAAGTAA
- the msbA gene encoding lipid A export permease/ATP-binding protein MsbA translates to MQQTDYSKGQVRRFLGYLRDYKIEFFVAIIGMIGYSALDTYVVAHLKTLIDESLANNDSSFLRVAAYAIVPLFLLRGVFNFMGTYTLNWIGAKVVMTMRQQLFEKYLHLPVAFHDTQAVGSLISKVTYDTEQVANAAGKACLTLVREGALVIGLLAVMFYYSWQLSMIFLLIGPVVGVIVSLVSKRFRKVSRNIQQSMGTVTAAVEQAVKGHKVILMFGGQAVEKERFEEKNNHNRQQNMKLNVTQILSVSSIQVIASIALAFVLYMASMPSMMENLTAGTFVSVVFYMVMLLKPLKQLTTVNNEFQKGMAACTSIFEILDKENEPDTGRKVIERAKGEIAFEHVTFAYPNKETPALKDISFSASPGQTIALVGRSGSGKSTISSLLTRFYSPQQGHIRIDGHDLHEIELKSLRRQFALVSQHVVLFNDTIANNIAYGANQHVSLEQIQKAADMAHVTEFVNQLPEGLDSIVGENGLMLSGGQRQRIAIARAILANAPILILDEATSALDTESERLIQDALETLQKSCTSLVVAHRLSTIENADQIMVVEQGEIIERGRHDELLASKGPYSQLHALQFGEKD, encoded by the coding sequence ATGCAGCAAACTGACTACTCTAAAGGCCAGGTTCGACGTTTTCTGGGCTATCTACGTGATTACAAAATAGAATTTTTTGTCGCCATTATCGGTATGATTGGCTATTCAGCATTAGATACCTACGTGGTTGCCCACTTGAAAACCCTGATTGACGAATCACTGGCCAATAACGACAGCTCGTTCCTGCGCGTGGCGGCTTATGCCATTGTGCCGTTGTTTTTACTGCGTGGTGTATTCAATTTTATGGGCACCTACACGCTTAACTGGATTGGCGCTAAGGTGGTGATGACCATGCGCCAGCAGCTGTTTGAAAAATACCTGCACCTGCCGGTGGCGTTTCACGACACCCAGGCGGTCGGCTCGCTGATCAGTAAAGTGACCTATGATACTGAACAGGTTGCCAATGCTGCGGGTAAAGCCTGTCTGACGCTGGTCAGGGAAGGGGCGCTGGTCATTGGTTTGCTGGCGGTTATGTTCTACTACTCATGGCAGCTGTCCATGATTTTCCTGCTGATTGGTCCAGTTGTGGGCGTTATCGTGTCGCTGGTCAGTAAGCGCTTCAGAAAAGTCAGCCGTAATATTCAGCAGTCAATGGGCACGGTCACCGCGGCGGTGGAGCAGGCGGTCAAAGGCCATAAAGTGATTCTGATGTTTGGCGGCCAGGCGGTGGAAAAAGAGCGTTTTGAGGAAAAAAACAATCACAACCGACAGCAGAATATGAAGCTGAATGTCACCCAGATACTCAGCGTGTCCTCCATTCAGGTGATTGCCTCCATTGCCCTGGCCTTTGTGTTGTACATGGCCAGCATGCCATCAATGATGGAAAACCTGACCGCCGGTACCTTTGTCAGCGTGGTGTTTTATATGGTAATGCTGTTAAAACCATTAAAGCAGCTGACCACGGTAAATAACGAGTTTCAAAAAGGCATGGCGGCGTGTACCAGTATCTTTGAAATTCTGGATAAAGAAAATGAGCCGGATACCGGGCGTAAGGTGATAGAAAGAGCCAAAGGCGAAATTGCCTTTGAGCATGTGACTTTTGCCTACCCCAATAAAGAAACCCCGGCTCTCAAAGATATCTCTTTTTCTGCCAGTCCCGGACAAACCATTGCGTTGGTCGGACGTTCTGGTAGCGGTAAGTCGACCATTTCATCATTGCTGACCCGCTTTTACTCGCCGCAGCAGGGGCATATTCGTATTGACGGACATGACTTGCATGAGATTGAGCTTAAATCACTGCGCCGTCAGTTTGCTCTGGTGTCTCAGCATGTGGTGCTGTTTAACGATACCATTGCCAACAATATCGCCTATGGTGCCAATCAGCATGTCAGCCTAGAGCAGATCCAAAAAGCGGCGGACATGGCCCACGTCACGGAATTTGTTAACCAGCTACCAGAAGGGTTAGACAGTATTGTGGGTGAAAATGGCCTGATGCTGTCTGGTGGCCAGCGACAGCGAATAGCGATTGCCCGGGCCATTCTGGCCAATGCGCCTATTCTGATTCTGGATGAGGCAACCTCGGCGCTGGATACTGAATCAGAGCGACTGATTCAGGATGCCCTGGAAACTTTACAAAAATCCTGTACCAGCCTGGTAGTGGCACATCGCCTGTCGACCATCGAAAATGCTGATCAGATCATGGTGGTTGAGCAGGGAGAAATTATTGAGCGCGGTCGACACGATGAACTGCTGGCCAGTAAAGGGCCTTACTCGCAGCTGCATGCCCTGCAGTTCGGTGAAAAAGACTGA
- a CDS encoding DNA internalization-related competence protein ComEC/Rec2 — protein MATGLLTTIFVWRYFHQTACEYVPDKSGNSSFGEKHKLLFVALHGILTGVLWMASLGYWYLYWQPPTGSFNQAVTLQLKVLQTGQHSNQTGCKILAQVESKRLVDQVLGPKVQLYTRAGAPCPLAFHRYQAVVRIKPIAAPLNPGAFDAERAAVARVLVGKGTLLALTSKPVAVNSLHARTVRSLREHTPDLNISAWSLALLTGDRSLLTKEDWTLLQSTGTAHLFAISGMHLSLLFGVFYIISGCMLRVWLYCSGRYHLQPAHRHQAMLGAITGCVIFAALAGWQLPVTRALVLIVIASGLSMAGYRFSGVYLAVLMLFICVVGFPFSLYSAGFYLSVGAVCAIWFGLWRFRPVLITWRQKLLWAIRLQCLLTLLMLPVTIWFFGQFSLLTITVNIVMIPLITLLLPVGLGALLLLSVTDSAALLHLFDAVLLSVMATLEHLSHRLSPVAVTLSANAFVAWQLALMLALLPPFYWRRRSCFVMVCVALTQWLPASDEGWFLHVFDVGQGSALALSRGNQGLLIDTGPGGYADGLSAFDRYVSPVLDYWQITRVPRLYISHFDQDHAGGLASVSAAFSSLQIASLLDNCQQSAPIRWQGLTIRILWPPAGNKLDNNDHSCVLQISDGQWQVLIPGDIERYAEYQLLYSQTLSPVDILIAPHHGSKTSSGKAFIQAVSPQVVVFTQSYNNRWQFPHEPVVARYREQGAQLLSTGNHGYIRFAMRSHEMVTQTARQDFMPRWYRKPGA, from the coding sequence GTGGCAACGGGCTTACTTACGACAATATTTGTCTGGCGGTATTTTCACCAGACCGCGTGTGAGTATGTACCCGATAAATCCGGAAATAGTTCTTTTGGCGAAAAGCATAAATTACTATTTGTTGCGTTACACGGCATTCTGACCGGTGTGTTATGGATGGCGAGTTTAGGCTACTGGTACCTGTACTGGCAACCCCCGACAGGCAGCTTTAACCAAGCTGTCACTTTACAGTTAAAGGTATTACAAACCGGCCAGCATTCTAATCAAACTGGCTGTAAAATCCTAGCGCAAGTCGAAAGTAAAAGATTGGTTGATCAGGTACTTGGTCCTAAAGTGCAGTTATACACCCGGGCAGGAGCCCCGTGTCCGCTGGCGTTTCACCGCTACCAGGCCGTGGTCCGCATAAAACCCATCGCTGCGCCGCTTAATCCAGGTGCTTTTGATGCCGAGCGGGCGGCGGTGGCCCGTGTACTGGTCGGTAAAGGCACGTTATTGGCCCTGACTAGCAAACCTGTGGCGGTCAATAGTCTGCATGCCCGTACAGTGCGTTCACTGCGTGAACACACACCTGACCTTAATATCTCCGCCTGGAGTCTGGCCCTGCTAACCGGTGATCGCAGTTTACTGACCAAAGAGGACTGGACGTTGCTACAGTCCACCGGTACAGCGCATTTGTTTGCTATCTCAGGGATGCACCTGTCGCTTCTGTTCGGGGTCTTTTATATTATTAGTGGCTGTATGCTGCGCGTATGGCTGTACTGCTCTGGTCGCTACCACTTGCAGCCCGCGCACCGGCATCAGGCCATGCTGGGTGCGATAACCGGATGCGTCATATTTGCCGCGCTGGCCGGCTGGCAATTACCGGTTACCCGGGCGCTGGTATTAATTGTCATCGCCAGTGGGCTGAGTATGGCGGGCTACCGGTTCAGCGGCGTGTACCTGGCAGTGCTGATGCTGTTTATCTGCGTGGTGGGTTTTCCGTTTTCGCTGTACAGCGCAGGCTTTTATCTCAGTGTTGGCGCCGTATGTGCAATCTGGTTTGGTCTGTGGCGCTTCAGGCCGGTGTTGATAACCTGGCGTCAAAAACTACTTTGGGCAATCCGCTTGCAGTGCCTGCTAACTTTACTCATGTTGCCGGTCACCATCTGGTTCTTTGGTCAGTTCAGCCTGCTGACTATTACTGTCAATATCGTGATGATCCCCCTGATTACCCTGTTGCTGCCCGTTGGATTGGGCGCACTGTTATTGTTAAGCGTAACCGATAGCGCGGCACTGTTACATCTGTTTGATGCGGTTCTGTTAAGTGTTATGGCCACGCTGGAGCACCTCAGTCACCGGCTATCGCCGGTCGCCGTAACGCTCAGTGCAAATGCTTTTGTAGCCTGGCAACTGGCACTGATGTTAGCGTTGTTACCGCCGTTTTACTGGCGCCGGCGTAGCTGTTTTGTGATGGTATGTGTGGCGCTGACACAGTGGTTACCGGCCAGTGATGAGGGCTGGTTCTTACATGTGTTTGATGTGGGACAGGGCAGTGCGCTGGCACTGTCGAGGGGAAACCAGGGCCTGCTGATTGATACGGGACCGGGCGGATATGCTGACGGTCTGTCAGCCTTTGACCGCTATGTCAGCCCAGTTCTGGATTATTGGCAAATCACCCGGGTTCCCAGGCTGTATATCAGTCATTTTGATCAGGACCACGCCGGTGGGCTGGCATCGGTCAGCGCAGCGTTTTCCTCCCTGCAGATCGCCAGTTTACTGGATAATTGTCAGCAGTCAGCGCCGATTCGGTGGCAGGGACTGACAATTCGAATATTGTGGCCACCGGCAGGAAATAAACTGGATAACAATGACCATTCCTGTGTACTGCAAATCAGCGATGGTCAGTGGCAGGTGCTTATTCCCGGCGATATTGAGCGTTATGCAGAGTATCAGTTGCTTTACAGCCAGACGTTAAGTCCCGTGGATATTCTGATAGCTCCGCATCACGGCAGCAAAACATCATCCGGCAAGGCCTTTATTCAGGCGGTGTCACCACAGGTTGTGGTATTTACTCAAAGCTATAATAATCGCTGGCAATTTCCTCACGAACCGGTAGTGGCCCGTTACCGGGAGCAGGGCGCACAACTGCTGTCGACCGGAAACCATGGCTATATCCGCTTTGCTATGCGCAGTCATGAGATGGTTACGCAGACCGCCCGCCAGGATTTTATGCCCCGCTGGTATCGTAAACCGGGCGCATAG
- a CDS encoding DUF2062 domain-containing protein: MPRKFIQRFLPSHQSIKENRALRVFGSLLHDPNLWHLNRRSASGAFGIGLFFAFWPVPFQMWLSAGAAIPFRVNLPLSVATVWITNPFTMPPIFYGAYKVGTTVLGADPVHFEFQFNWQWVIESISTIGPAFLVGCAICSVVAGILGYMGLNMMWRFSVKKSWEARRQARAARQN; the protein is encoded by the coding sequence ATGCCAAGAAAATTTATACAGCGATTTTTACCCAGCCATCAGTCAATCAAGGAAAACCGCGCGTTGCGTGTATTCGGAAGTCTATTGCATGACCCGAATTTGTGGCATTTAAACCGTCGCTCTGCCAGCGGCGCATTTGGTATAGGCTTATTTTTTGCGTTCTGGCCGGTGCCGTTTCAGATGTGGCTGTCAGCCGGTGCCGCCATTCCGTTTCGGGTAAATCTGCCCTTGTCTGTGGCCACGGTGTGGATCACTAATCCGTTTACCATGCCGCCCATATTCTACGGTGCCTACAAAGTTGGTACGACTGTACTGGGGGCCGATCCGGTGCACTTTGAATTTCAGTTTAACTGGCAATGGGTGATTGAGAGCATCAGCACTATCGGGCCGGCGTTTCTGGTGGGATGTGCGATTTGTTCTGTAGTCGCCGGCATACTGGGTTATATGGGTCTGAATATGATGTGGCGCTTTTCGGTGAAAAAATCCTGGGAGGCACGTCGCCAGGCCCGGGCTGCCAGACAAAATTAG